One genomic segment of Clostridium saccharoperbutylacetonicum N1-4(HMT) includes these proteins:
- the tmk gene encoding dTMP kinase — protein MKKGLFIVFEGGEGSGKTTAIEEVYKWLIEEGIKCIQTREPGGIKISEQIRQVILNKENVMMEARTEALLYAAARRQHLVEKVIPALEKGVIVLCDRFIDSSLAYQGYARNLGIEEVMSINKFAIGEYMPDISILFDLDPKIGLERISNNNSREINRLDLEELDFHQKVRDGYNIVYERNKDRIIKIDAEQSKENVIKQIKSILDSKIKSLIN, from the coding sequence ATGAAAAAAGGTTTATTTATAGTTTTTGAAGGGGGAGAAGGCTCTGGAAAAACAACAGCAATAGAAGAAGTATATAAATGGCTTATTGAGGAAGGAATAAAGTGCATACAAACAAGAGAACCTGGTGGCATTAAAATATCTGAACAAATAAGACAAGTTATATTAAACAAAGAAAATGTGATGATGGAAGCTCGAACAGAAGCATTACTATATGCCGCTGCAAGAAGACAGCATCTTGTAGAAAAAGTAATACCTGCCTTAGAAAAAGGAGTAATAGTACTTTGTGATAGATTCATAGATTCTTCATTAGCGTATCAAGGTTATGCAAGAAACTTAGGAATTGAAGAAGTCATGAGCATAAATAAATTCGCTATTGGAGAATATATGCCTGATATATCTATATTATTTGATCTTGATCCTAAAATTGGATTGGAAAGAATAAGCAATAATAATTCCAGAGAAATTAATAGATTGGATTTAGAAGAATTAGATTTTCATCAGAAGGTTAGAGATGGGTATAATATTGTTTATGAAAGAAATAAGGATAGAATCATAAAAATTGATGCAGAGCAATCAAAAGAAAATGTTATTAAGCAAATAAAATCTATATTAGATTCAAAAATAAAGTCATTGATTAACTAA
- a CDS encoding CtsR family transcriptional regulator yields MARLSDIIEEFIKQMFNENANNVVFIQRNELADQFRCAPSQINYVLTTRFTYERGYLIESKRGGGGHIAIKQLEYDDLNKREELINQSIGDTITYHNANALVNHLLESGIIEKRECEIMKIAVNDRSLTSADNKNKIRADILKGMIMIILS; encoded by the coding sequence ATGGCAAGACTTTCAGATATAATAGAAGAATTTATAAAACAAATGTTTAATGAAAATGCAAATAATGTGGTTTTTATACAAAGAAATGAATTGGCAGATCAATTTAGATGTGCACCATCTCAAATAAACTATGTACTAACAACTAGATTTACTTACGAAAGAGGATATTTAATAGAAAGTAAGAGGGGTGGAGGCGGTCATATTGCGATAAAACAATTGGAATATGACGATTTAAACAAAAGAGAAGAATTGATAAATCAAAGTATAGGAGATACAATAACATATCACAATGCAAATGCATTGGTCAATCACTTATTAGAATCTGGCATTATTGAAAAAAGAGAATGCGAGATAATGAAAATAGCAGTAAATGATAGAAGTTTAACTTCAGCAGATAATAAAAATAAAATAAGAGCCGATATTTTAAAAGGAATGATTATGATAATTTTATCTTAA
- a CDS encoding heavy-metal-associated domain-containing protein → MKSVIKICNMESNKDAKVIQEIIVNNSGVIATEISLSKKEVTVIYNDSFLAFEKVINSIEDLGYIII, encoded by the coding sequence ATGAAATCTGTTATTAAGATTTGTAATATGGAATCAAATAAAGATGCTAAGGTAATTCAAGAAATAATTGTTAATAATTCAGGTGTGATAGCTACAGAAATATCATTATCAAAGAAAGAAGTAACAGTAATATATAATGATAGTTTTTTGGCATTTGAAAAAGTTATAAATTCAATAGAAGACTTGGGATATATTATTATATAA
- a CDS encoding UvrB/UvrC motif-containing protein: MLCEKCRKNEAKINLVTIMNGQKQEVWLCENCAKDIANVPFFNPILKNINLPLQGMITEILSNADMNKSDVDSNKIKETVCSNCGLTYDEFKKSGRLGCANCYKDFQVVLEPRIKSLQLGIKHIGKIPKIKGKELVQRQRLKGLKEEMQQLILTEEYERAAIIRDEIKKLELYILENGLKHEFNVKEGEWND, translated from the coding sequence ATGTTGTGTGAAAAATGTAGGAAAAATGAGGCGAAAATAAATTTAGTTACTATAATGAATGGACAAAAACAAGAAGTGTGGTTATGTGAGAATTGTGCAAAAGACATAGCAAATGTTCCATTTTTTAATCCTATATTAAAAAATATCAATTTGCCACTACAAGGAATGATTACAGAAATATTATCTAATGCAGATATGAATAAAAGTGATGTAGATAGTAATAAAATAAAAGAAACTGTTTGTTCAAATTGTGGATTAACTTATGATGAATTTAAAAAGTCAGGAAGGTTAGGATGCGCAAATTGTTACAAGGATTTTCAGGTTGTTCTTGAACCACGAATAAAGAGTTTGCAATTAGGGATAAAGCACATAGGAAAAATTCCTAAAATTAAGGGGAAAGAATTAGTTCAAAGACAAAGACTTAAAGGATTAAAGGAGGAAATGCAGCAATTAATATTGACGGAAGAATACGAAAGAGCTGCTATCATAAGGGATGAAATCAAAAAGTTGGAGTTATATATATTAGAAAATGGACTAAAACATGAATTTAATGTAAAGGAAGGTGAATGGAATGATTAA
- a CDS encoding DNA polymerase III subunit delta', translated as MRKIIGHKNIINNINSRQLNDSFSHANLIVGDDGIGKSIIAKYLSNAIIEEKNNAESVDIVRYYPSSSSFGVDDVRNIILEVNKKPYEGDKKVLILYKCDKLTIQAQNALLKTIEEPPSGVYLILLSDSLEIILDTIKSRCQIYKLTPLKKTEISNYIEDNYANLDSDIKKSALAYSAGIPGNVDKLINDEKLKKLREICIEIFEDILSRDQGYTLKYGELLKNAKDDKFELLNILLSYLRDIMLFKELNNDELIVNFDKVDKIKDISRRISYKKLNNMLEYITEARINFNSNTNYSMTISVLLMGFAEV; from the coding sequence TTGAGAAAAATAATAGGTCATAAAAATATTATAAACAATATAAATAGTAGGCAATTGAATGATTCGTTTTCTCATGCAAATTTGATAGTTGGAGATGATGGAATTGGAAAGAGTATAATAGCAAAATATCTTTCTAATGCTATTATAGAAGAGAAGAATAATGCAGAGAGTGTTGATATTGTAAGGTACTATCCTTCTTCAAGTTCTTTTGGAGTTGATGATGTAAGAAATATAATACTTGAGGTCAATAAAAAACCATATGAAGGAGATAAAAAAGTACTAATATTATATAAGTGTGATAAATTAACAATTCAAGCTCAAAATGCTTTACTTAAGACTATTGAAGAGCCACCTAGTGGCGTGTACTTAATATTATTAAGTGATTCTTTAGAAATAATATTAGACACTATAAAATCTCGTTGTCAAATATATAAGTTAACGCCATTGAAAAAAACAGAAATATCAAACTATATTGAGGATAATTATGCTAACTTAGATTCTGATATTAAAAAGTCTGCATTAGCTTATAGTGCAGGAATACCTGGGAATGTAGATAAGCTTATAAACGATGAAAAATTAAAAAAGCTAAGAGAAATATGCATTGAGATATTTGAAGACATTTTGAGTAGAGATCAAGGATATACATTAAAATATGGAGAATTATTAAAGAATGCTAAGGATGATAAGTTTGAATTATTAAATATACTTCTGTCATATTTGAGAGATATTATGCTTTTTAAAGAACTAAATAATGATGAACTTATTGTTAATTTTGATAAAGTAGATAAAATAAAGGATATATCGAGGAGAATATCTTATAAAAAGTTAAATAATATGTTAGAATACATAACAGAAGCTAGAATAAATTTTAATAGTAACACAAACTATTCAATGACCATAAGTGTTTTGCTTATGGGATTTGCGGAGGTATAA
- a CDS encoding ATP-dependent Clp protease ATP-binding subunit, translated as MEYNKLTERAQAVILEAENESEKFKHGYVGTEHMLLGILKEDGYSAKLLNKHGIDSEKIRAMIHRYLGYGDIKKTDDNILLTPRTKRLVDESFAAAKKLNHKYVSPEHILLALLNQEEGMAYTILKSLNLNFAIISEELLAFLSGNYEDKVSDKNTMENKKADTPMLDKYGRDLTALSKEQGLDPVIGRDNETQRLLEILCRRIKNNPCLIGEPGVGKTAVVEGLAQRIVEGNIPEILRSKRVISLDLTSMIAGAKYRGEFEERLKKTMEEIIKDKDIIIFIDEIHTIIGAGGAEGAIDASNILKPALARGEIQCIGATTIDEYRKYIEKDSALERRFQPIVVGEPSKEETLEILKGLRDKYEAHHRVEITDEALEAAVNLSDRYITDRFMPDKAIDLIDEGAAKVRIQSLTAPPDLKDLEERIENIGKEKEDAIRVQDFERAASLRDKERELKDQLNNMKNNWDTQNSIKTLVVDAEKIASVVASWTKIPIRKLTESESERLLNLENILHKRVIGQNEAVKSIARAVRRARVGIKDPNRPIGSFIFLGPTGVGKTELSKALAEAMFGDENSIIRVDMSEYMESHSVARLIGSPPGYVGYEEGGQLTEAVRRKPYSIVLLDEIEKANPEVFNILLQIMEDGRLTDGKGKVVNFKNTIIIMTSNVGAHQIKKQKSIGFSSNSNNNEETEYEKMKENILGELKQKFRPEFLNRIDDTIVFHKLSDDDLNQIIDLMLASIKERLESRDIYLNFEDNSKKFLLNKGIDLDYGARPLRRLIIKEVEDKLSEEILQGNIRIGDRVSVSQLENKLVFRKSVKNDLEMNRS; from the coding sequence ATGGAATATAATAAATTAACAGAAAGGGCTCAAGCTGTAATTTTAGAAGCTGAAAATGAATCTGAAAAATTTAAGCACGGATATGTTGGGACAGAACATATGCTGCTTGGAATATTAAAAGAAGATGGATATTCTGCAAAATTACTAAATAAACATGGCATTGATAGTGAAAAGATTAGAGCAATGATACATAGATATTTAGGATATGGTGATATTAAAAAAACAGATGATAATATATTACTAACACCAAGAACAAAAAGATTGGTTGATGAAAGTTTTGCAGCAGCTAAAAAATTAAATCATAAATATGTCAGTCCAGAACACATTTTGTTGGCGTTACTTAATCAAGAAGAGGGGATGGCTTATACAATTCTAAAAAGTTTAAATCTTAATTTTGCTATTATAAGTGAGGAGTTACTTGCATTTTTATCAGGAAATTATGAAGATAAAGTTAGTGATAAAAATACGATGGAAAATAAGAAGGCAGATACTCCTATGCTTGATAAGTATGGAAGAGATCTAACAGCATTATCAAAAGAACAAGGATTGGATCCTGTTATAGGAAGAGATAATGAAACTCAAAGGTTATTAGAAATTCTTTGTAGAAGGATTAAAAATAATCCATGTTTAATTGGGGAACCAGGAGTTGGTAAGACAGCGGTAGTAGAAGGATTGGCTCAAAGAATTGTTGAAGGAAATATTCCCGAAATACTAAGAAGTAAGAGAGTTATTTCTTTGGACTTAACGTCAATGATTGCAGGAGCAAAGTATAGAGGAGAATTTGAGGAAAGACTAAAAAAGACAATGGAGGAAATTATCAAAGATAAGGACATAATTATTTTTATTGACGAGATTCATACTATAATTGGTGCTGGAGGTGCCGAAGGCGCTATTGATGCATCAAATATACTTAAGCCAGCTTTGGCTAGAGGAGAGATTCAATGTATTGGAGCAACTACTATAGATGAGTATAGAAAATATATTGAAAAGGATTCTGCATTAGAGAGAAGATTCCAACCTATAGTAGTAGGGGAACCTTCAAAAGAAGAAACTTTAGAGATATTAAAAGGCTTAAGAGATAAATATGAAGCACACCATAGGGTTGAAATTACAGATGAGGCTCTAGAAGCAGCTGTTAACTTGTCAGATAGATATATAACAGATAGATTTATGCCAGATAAAGCTATTGATTTAATAGATGAAGGGGCTGCAAAAGTAAGAATACAAAGTTTGACAGCACCACCAGACCTAAAAGATTTAGAGGAAAGAATTGAAAATATAGGCAAGGAAAAGGAAGATGCTATTAGGGTACAAGATTTTGAAAGAGCAGCTAGTTTAAGAGATAAAGAGAGAGAGTTAAAAGATCAGCTAAACAATATGAAGAATAATTGGGACACACAAAATTCAATTAAGACACTAGTTGTGGATGCAGAAAAAATAGCAAGCGTAGTAGCATCTTGGACAAAAATACCAATAAGGAAATTAACAGAGTCAGAAAGCGAAAGATTATTAAATTTAGAAAACATACTACACAAAAGAGTTATAGGTCAAAATGAAGCTGTAAAATCTATAGCGAGAGCTGTAAGAAGAGCAAGAGTTGGCATAAAGGATCCAAATAGACCAATTGGAAGTTTCATATTTTTAGGACCAACAGGAGTAGGAAAAACTGAACTATCTAAGGCACTTGCAGAAGCTATGTTTGGTGATGAAAATAGTATTATAAGAGTAGATATGTCAGAATATATGGAAAGCCATTCTGTTGCAAGATTAATAGGTTCTCCTCCAGGATATGTAGGGTATGAAGAAGGTGGCCAACTTACAGAAGCTGTTAGGAGAAAACCATATTCAATAGTTCTCTTGGATGAAATTGAAAAAGCTAATCCAGAAGTATTTAATATATTGCTTCAAATTATGGAAGATGGAAGACTCACAGATGGTAAAGGAAAGGTTGTTAATTTTAAGAATACAATAATTATAATGACCTCAAATGTTGGAGCTCATCAAATTAAAAAACAAAAAAGCATAGGGTTCAGTAGTAATTCAAATAATAATGAAGAAACTGAATATGAGAAAATGAAGGAAAACATATTAGGGGAATTAAAACAAAAATTTAGACCTGAATTCTTGAATAGAATAGATGATACTATAGTATTCCATAAGCTAAGTGATGATGATTTAAATCAAATTATTGATTTGATGCTTGCATCAATCAAGGAAAGACTTGAAAGTAGGGATATCTATCTAAATTTTGAGGATAATAGCAAGAAGTTTTTGTTAAATAAAGGAATTGATTTGGATTATGGAGCAAGACCTTTAAGAAGACTTATTATTAAAGAAGTAGAAGATAAGCTAAGTGAAGAAATTTTACAAGGAAATATACGAATTGGAGATAGAGTTAGCGTAAGTCAATTAGAAAATAAACTTGTTTTTAGAAAATCTGTTAAAAATGATTTGGAGATGAATAGAAGCTAA
- a CDS encoding cyclic-di-AMP receptor, translated as MKLVIAIVQDEDSIDVTEALTEEDYRVTKLATTGGFLKSGNTTLMVGIEEEKVQAVIDIIKNICKKRKETIVTSSAFGGNEGGYTQQYPIQVDVGGATIFVIDVDQFVKI; from the coding sequence ATGAAGTTAGTAATTGCAATTGTTCAAGATGAAGATTCAATAGATGTTACAGAAGCATTAACAGAAGAAGATTATAGAGTTACAAAATTAGCAACAACAGGAGGATTTTTAAAATCAGGGAATACTACTTTAATGGTGGGAATAGAAGAAGAAAAAGTTCAAGCTGTTATTGATATTATTAAGAATATATGTAAAAAAAGAAAAGAAACAATAGTTACATCAAGTGCATTTGGAGGGAATGAAGGTGGGTATACACAGCAATATCCTATACAAGTTGATGTAGGTGGTGCAACTATATTTGTAATTGATGTAGATCAATTTGTTAAAATATAA
- the radA gene encoding DNA repair protein RadA: protein MKKKTLYRCSNCGFESIKWLGKCPTCSSWNTLEEITVELKNTDSRTRQTSKKSIKKLYEVVSSKSNRIVTGINEFDRVMGGGIVKDSISIITARPGAGKSTLLLQISNCIAKEGYKVIYASGEESDSQIKNRADRILDKIHENIWVLQENNLDNVLDAVEEIDPDMVIIDSIQTFTMEASLPARAGSPTQTMECANALLHVAKNEKRPRAVIIVGQMTKNDELAGLRALEHLVDTVLIIEDDNDEELRVLVSSKNRFGGIENGFFQMREEGIVSIDNPSEFFMTKREEGEVISGSALTVIKEGTRCIITEIESLVSKSFTPYPTRIGETLGKDKLNTLISILEQRGNINLYDKNVIIKTTGGIKIREQGINLAVIMSIVSSVKQQGIESNIAFIADVGLTGELKKVPSLESRIKEIERMGFKKVYVAYDSFTKTNNFKKIQIFELKTLIDVIKHVYNC from the coding sequence ATGAAAAAGAAAACATTATATAGGTGTTCAAATTGTGGTTTTGAGAGTATAAAGTGGTTGGGGAAATGTCCAACATGTAGCAGTTGGAATACACTGGAGGAAATTACAGTTGAACTTAAAAATACAGATTCTAGAACACGCCAAACATCTAAAAAAAGTATAAAGAAGCTTTATGAGGTAGTATCTAGTAAGAGTAATAGGATAGTTACAGGTATAAATGAATTTGATCGTGTAATGGGTGGAGGAATTGTTAAGGATTCAATTTCTATTATAACAGCTAGACCAGGAGCAGGAAAATCAACACTGCTTTTACAAATTTCAAATTGCATTGCTAAAGAAGGATATAAAGTAATTTATGCATCTGGAGAAGAAAGTGATAGTCAGATAAAAAATAGAGCAGATAGGATTCTTGATAAAATTCATGAAAATATATGGGTATTACAAGAAAATAATCTTGATAATGTACTAGATGCTGTGGAAGAAATAGATCCTGATATGGTAATTATAGATAGTATCCAAACATTCACCATGGAAGCATCATTACCAGCAAGAGCAGGATCTCCAACTCAAACAATGGAATGTGCTAATGCGTTGCTTCATGTTGCAAAAAATGAGAAGAGGCCTAGAGCTGTTATTATAGTAGGGCAAATGACAAAAAATGATGAATTAGCTGGGTTACGAGCATTAGAACATTTAGTGGATACTGTTCTTATTATAGAGGATGATAATGATGAAGAATTACGTGTACTTGTAAGTTCAAAGAATAGATTCGGTGGAATTGAAAATGGATTCTTTCAAATGCGAGAGGAAGGAATTGTTTCAATAGATAATCCATCAGAATTTTTCATGACAAAACGTGAAGAAGGTGAAGTAATATCAGGGAGTGCATTGACTGTCATCAAGGAAGGGACAAGATGTATTATAACAGAGATAGAGAGTTTAGTATCTAAGAGTTTTACTCCATATCCAACTAGAATAGGTGAAACATTAGGTAAAGATAAGTTAAATACATTAATATCTATTTTAGAACAGCGAGGTAATATAAATTTATATGATAAAAATGTTATCATAAAAACTACAGGTGGTATAAAGATAAGAGAGCAAGGTATAAATTTAGCTGTAATAATGAGTATAGTTTCATCAGTGAAACAACAAGGGATAGAATCGAATATTGCTTTTATTGCTGATGTAGGATTAACTGGAGAACTTAAAAAAGTACCATCCTTAGAAAGTCGGATTAAAGAAATTGAGAGAATGGGATTCAAAAAGGTTTATGTGGCTTATGATTCATTTACAAAAACCAATAATTTTAAAAAAATACAAATATTCGAGCTAAAAACATTGATAGATGTAATAAAACATGTGTACAATTGTTAA
- a CDS encoding sigma factor G inhibitor Gin: protein MKILNNLCFMCGESTSDGIILNGEKICKACEDKIVNITPKNLNYDTYKDQIKIILFNQQV from the coding sequence ATGAAAATTTTAAATAACTTATGTTTTATGTGTGGAGAAAGCACTAGTGATGGTATAATATTAAATGGAGAAAAGATTTGTAAGGCTTGTGAGGATAAAATTGTGAATATAACGCCGAAAAATTTGAATTATGATACTTATAAAGATCAAATTAAAATAATTTTGTTTAATCAACAAGTTTAA
- a CDS encoding PSP1 domain-containing protein gives MIKVIGVRFKKAGKIYYFSPSELKINKGDYVIVETARGIEFGECVIGIKDINEEDIVSPLKNVIRIADENDIKKHRENKDKEKEALEICLGKIQEHQLDMKLIDVEYTFDNHKVIFYFTADGRVDFRELVKDLATIFKTRIELRQIGVRDEAKMIGGLGPCGRSMCCSTFLGDFASVSIKMAKEQNLSLNPTKISGICGRLMCCLNYEQTTYENIRKKLPKVGSIVKTEFGNGEVIGNSIVKEIVKVKIKKGDEEVVEEIKITDVELISGKYEDTIDENNIKLVVESEEDKTLLKNLINEK, from the coding sequence ATGATAAAAGTTATAGGAGTAAGGTTTAAAAAGGCAGGAAAAATCTATTATTTTAGTCCATCAGAACTCAAGATTAATAAAGGTGACTATGTGATAGTAGAAACAGCTAGAGGAATAGAATTTGGCGAATGTGTTATAGGAATTAAAGATATAAACGAAGAAGATATAGTATCACCATTAAAGAATGTTATAAGAATTGCGGATGAAAATGATATAAAAAAACATAGAGAAAATAAAGATAAAGAAAAAGAAGCATTGGAAATATGTTTAGGAAAAATTCAAGAACATCAGTTAGATATGAAATTAATTGATGTTGAATATACATTTGATAATCATAAGGTTATATTTTATTTTACGGCTGATGGTAGAGTTGATTTTAGAGAATTGGTTAAAGATTTAGCTACAATATTCAAAACTAGAATAGAATTAAGGCAAATTGGTGTAAGAGATGAGGCTAAAATGATTGGTGGACTTGGACCATGCGGAAGATCAATGTGCTGCTCAACATTTTTAGGGGATTTTGCATCTGTTTCTATTAAAATGGCAAAAGAACAGAACCTTTCTTTAAATCCTACTAAGATATCAGGGATATGTGGAAGGTTAATGTGCTGCTTAAATTATGAGCAAACTACATATGAAAATATAAGAAAGAAATTGCCTAAGGTGGGATCTATAGTTAAAACTGAATTTGGGAATGGCGAAGTTATAGGCAATTCGATAGTTAAAGAAATAGTAAAAGTTAAAATTAAAAAAGGTGACGAAGAAGTAGTTGAAGAAATTAAGATAACAGATGTAGAACTTATTTCAGGAAAATATGAAGATACAATTGATGAAAATAATATAAAACTAGTAGTTGAATCAGAAGAAGATAAAACACTATTAAAAAATCTTATTAATGAAAAGTAG
- a CDS encoding DUF362 domain-containing protein, with protein MAFVINDSCVSCGACAGECPVSAITQGDTQFVIDADTCIDCGNCANVCPVGAPNQE; from the coding sequence ATGGCATTTGTTATTAATGATTCATGCGTTAGTTGTGGAGCATGTGCTGGAGAATGTCCAGTTAGTGCTATAACTCAAGGGGATACTCAATTCGTTATCGATGCAGATACTTGTATTGATTGTGGAAACTGTGCTAATGTTTGCCCAGTAGGAGCTCCAAACCAAGAGTAA
- a CDS encoding MBL fold metallo-hydrolase, producing MQITWYGHSCFLIKTSIGKRILIDPFDNNLGYENVFPKCDLITFSHNHFDTSYLNTTNNTTKLINQTGIFDMNYIKIEGFNSFHDKCNGHKRGSNIIYIFKEDKYTLCHLGHLGHIPSSSILENLKNIDILLIPIDGNFTLNGFEATKLCKLISPKYIIPMNYKTNKTSLNLDDPKNFILSQKYVKKINSNILDTSNLNPNYEPECILLKCP from the coding sequence ATGCAAATAACTTGGTATGGACATTCTTGCTTTCTAATAAAAACATCTATTGGAAAACGAATTTTAATCGATCCATTCGATAATAACCTTGGATATGAAAATGTTTTTCCAAAATGTGATTTAATCACATTTAGTCATAATCATTTTGATACTTCATATTTAAATACTACAAACAATACAACTAAATTAATTAATCAAACCGGAATCTTTGATATGAATTATATTAAAATAGAAGGGTTTAATTCATTTCATGATAAGTGTAATGGGCACAAAAGAGGTTCTAATATTATTTATATATTTAAAGAAGATAAATATACCCTCTGTCATTTAGGTCATTTGGGTCATATCCCATCTTCATCTATATTAGAAAATTTAAAAAATATTGATATTTTGCTTATCCCAATTGATGGTAACTTTACTCTAAATGGTTTTGAAGCAACAAAACTCTGCAAACTGATTTCACCTAAATATATAATTCCAATGAATTATAAAACCAATAAGACTTCCTTAAATTTAGATGATCCTAAAAATTTTATTTTATCTCAAAAATATGTGAAAAAAATTAATTCCAATATTTTAGACACTTCAAATTTAAATCCTAATTACGAACCAGAATGTATTTTATTAAAATGCCCATAA
- a CDS encoding protein arginine kinase codes for MINYEDGQIGIVLSSKVLLARNINDLPFPNKLNYIKGRENSKIIYNTLKNEFIDEEITMHEIWNTKNDFSKQYLDRNLISEELLKNFDKGAFIVNKNEDVSIMINEKDHIGIQCISGGLNLDEAFSRASIIDDKLEKNFEYAFDENLGYLTASPENVGTGMKASVILHLPAITMSEEIKNISKNLNESGMIIKGVYLDGNKVHGNLYRIANKVSLGLTEENIIRKLKEAVLSVITEENKFREILLSKCRYELEDRVFRAYGILKNAILLDFKETIDLLSNVRLGAELEILNMNKNKLDNLFTHVSDSALQNYFGKVLDEKESKHERANFIKEVLA; via the coding sequence ATGATTAATTATGAAGATGGACAAATAGGAATAGTATTAAGTAGTAAAGTATTACTTGCTAGAAATATTAATGATTTACCATTCCCGAATAAGTTGAATTACATTAAAGGGAGAGAGAATAGTAAAATAATATATAACACACTTAAAAACGAATTTATAGATGAAGAAATTACAATGCATGAAATTTGGAATACAAAAAATGATTTCAGTAAACAATATTTAGATAGGAATTTAATTAGTGAAGAACTATTAAAAAATTTTGATAAGGGTGCATTTATTGTTAATAAAAATGAAGATGTTAGTATTATGATAAATGAGAAGGATCATATAGGTATTCAATGTATTAGTGGAGGATTAAATTTAGACGAAGCTTTTAGCAGAGCATCAATCATTGATGATAAGTTAGAAAAGAATTTTGAATATGCGTTTGATGAAAATTTAGGATATTTAACAGCTTCACCAGAGAATGTTGGTACGGGAATGAAGGCTTCTGTGATATTGCATTTACCAGCAATTACAATGAGTGAGGAAATTAAAAATATCTCAAAAAATCTTAATGAAAGTGGGATGATAATAAAGGGTGTTTATTTGGATGGAAATAAGGTGCATGGAAATCTATATAGAATAGCAAATAAGGTATCATTAGGATTGACAGAAGAAAATATCATACGAAAATTAAAAGAAGCCGTTCTTAGTGTAATTACAGAAGAAAATAAATTTAGAGAGATACTACTTAGTAAATGCAGATATGAGCTAGAAGATAGAGTATTTAGAGCTTATGGAATATTAAAGAATGCAATTCTTCTAGACTTTAAAGAAACTATAGATTTATTATCTAATGTTAGATTGGGAGCAGAATTAGAGATTTTAAACATGAATAAAAATAAATTAGATAACTTATTCACACATGTAAGTGATTCAGCACTGCAAAATTACTTTGGAAAAGTTTTAGATGAAAAAGAAAGTAAGCATGAAAGAGCAAATTTTATAAAAGAAGTATTAGCCTGA